In a single window of the Pseudohongiella acticola genome:
- the bioD gene encoding dethiobiotin synthase, whose product MEKARPRAFFVTGTDTEVGKTRVAASLLAAARNAGLSTAALKPVASGCDMHEAGLRNEDALLLAQYCTLPLSYEQINPVALRQAIAPHLAAASEGRTLQLDRLVGFARGVLMQRADVTVVEGAGGWRVPLNSREFLSGLPAALNMPVILVVGLKLGCINHAILTAEAILRDGLPLAGWVANHLSADMPAAHDNLATLLDVLPAPCLGELPWAPAESPDDCASQLDLGQLLATSV is encoded by the coding sequence ATACTGAGGTTGGCAAGACCCGGGTGGCGGCGTCCCTGCTGGCAGCGGCCCGAAACGCAGGGCTGTCGACCGCTGCACTCAAGCCGGTTGCCTCCGGTTGTGACATGCACGAAGCCGGACTGCGCAATGAAGACGCGCTGTTGCTGGCGCAATATTGCACGTTGCCGCTGAGCTACGAGCAGATAAATCCGGTTGCCCTGCGTCAGGCCATCGCGCCGCATCTGGCGGCCGCCAGTGAAGGGCGCACGCTCCAGTTGGATCGACTGGTGGGCTTTGCCCGAGGTGTGTTGATGCAGCGCGCCGATGTCACGGTCGTGGAAGGCGCCGGCGGCTGGCGTGTGCCGCTGAACTCCCGTGAATTTCTGTCCGGATTGCCCGCTGCGCTGAACATGCCGGTGATTCTGGTGGTCGGTCTCAAGCTGGGATGTATCAACCATGCCATTCTGACTGCCGAAGCCATTCTGCGCGATGGTTTGCCATTGGCCGGGTGGGTAGCGAATCACCTCAGTGCGGATATGCCCGCGGCGCACGATAATCTGGCCACGCTGCTTGATGTGCTGCCTGCACCCTGCCTCGGCGAATTGCCTTGGGCTCCGGCAGAATCGCCCGACGACTGCGCCTCGCAATTGGATTTAGGCCAGTTATTGGCAACAAGCGTATAG